Proteins from a genomic interval of Polaribacter sp. Q13:
- the pepE gene encoding dipeptidase PepE, with amino-acid sequence MKKMIIASTSTVHGSTYLEYLLPTLKLHFKGVKELLFIPYARPSGISYDTYTAIAKKAFSNLNIDVKGIHEFENTKEAIKNSEAIFTGGGNTFELVNQLYKNEVLIVLKEIIDNGTPYLGTSAGSNICGVNMKNTNDMPIVYPPSFTTLGCIPFNINAHYLDPIEGSTHMGETRDTRIKEFHVFNDTPVLGLREGSWLEVANDAVFLRGKLTARLFEQNKQPIELKSGGLINEF; translated from the coding sequence ATGAAAAAAATGATTATTGCTAGTACATCTACAGTACATGGAAGTACTTATTTAGAATATTTATTACCTACTCTAAAATTACACTTTAAAGGAGTAAAAGAACTATTATTTATTCCGTATGCAAGACCAAGTGGAATTTCTTACGACACTTATACTGCCATTGCCAAAAAAGCTTTTTCTAATCTTAATATTGATGTAAAAGGGATTCATGAGTTTGAGAATACTAAAGAAGCAATTAAAAATTCTGAAGCAATTTTTACAGGAGGAGGAAACACATTTGAGTTGGTAAATCAATTATACAAAAATGAGGTTTTAATTGTTTTAAAAGAAATTATAGATAATGGTACCCCATATTTAGGCACAAGTGCCGGAAGTAATATTTGTGGTGTAAATATGAAGAATACCAATGATATGCCAATTGTATATCCACCGAGTTTTACAACTTTGGGCTGTATTCCTTTTAATATAAATGCGCATTATTTAGATCCAATTGAAGGTTCTACTCACATGGGCGAAACTAGGGACACTCGTATAAAAGAGTTTCATGTATTTAATGATACTCCGGTTTTAGGTTTGCGAGAAGGAAGTTGGCTAGAAGTTGCTAATGATGCTGTTTTTTTAAGAGGGAAATTGACTGCTCGTTTGTTTGAACAAAATAAGCAGCCAATTGAATTAAAAAGTGGGGGACTAATTAATGAATTTTAA
- a CDS encoding SDR family oxidoreductase — MKLANKVVIVTGASKGIGKEIALLLAKNKAKVIVNYANSEAEANETVSTIITNGGQAFAIKADVSKRKEVTFLFDKTIEIYGKIDVLVNNAGVMNSKKLKDNTEEDFDTHFNVNVKGLFNTFQEAESKLADNGSIINISSSTVKLMLPTYAIYSATKAAVEQMTRVFSKEIGRGISVNALAPGPTETTLFLKGKSPEFIKTLSAMNAFNRLAKPIDIARVVLFLASDESQWISGQVIGANGAMV; from the coding sequence ATGAAATTAGCAAACAAAGTAGTTATTGTAACAGGTGCATCTAAAGGAATAGGTAAAGAAATAGCACTACTATTAGCTAAAAATAAAGCGAAAGTAATTGTTAATTATGCGAATAGTGAAGCAGAAGCAAATGAGACCGTTAGTACTATTATTACCAACGGAGGGCAAGCATTTGCTATAAAAGCAGATGTTAGTAAAAGAAAAGAAGTTACTTTCCTTTTTGATAAAACCATAGAAATTTATGGCAAAATAGATGTATTAGTCAACAATGCAGGTGTTATGAATTCTAAAAAACTAAAAGATAACACAGAAGAAGATTTTGATACTCATTTTAATGTAAATGTTAAAGGACTTTTTAACACATTTCAGGAAGCAGAAAGCAAACTTGCAGATAATGGAAGTATTATAAATATTTCTTCTAGCACCGTAAAACTAATGTTACCAACATACGCTATTTACTCTGCAACCAAGGCTGCTGTAGAACAAATGACACGTGTATTTTCTAAAGAAATTGGTAGAGGCATTTCTGTAAACGCCCTGGCTCCAGGCCCTACAGAAACAACCTTATTTTTAAAAGGAAAGTCGCCAGAATTTATTAAAACATTAAGTGCCATGAACGCTTTTAACCGCTTGGCAAAACCTATTGATATAGCTCGTGTAGTTTTGTTTTTGGCTAGCGATGAATCTCAATGGATTTCCGGACAAGTTATTGGCGCAAACGGAGCAATGGTATAA